The following proteins come from a genomic window of Galactobacillus timonensis:
- the istA gene encoding IS21 family transposase, with the protein MQNYTAIMGIIRMRQQGLSYRQCHDRFKVGNSTITLLMARYQDLGLSLTDLEKMDPQKVVQAFYPPDEKRRKDVPLPDFKKIHERLMEKGSKANLFFLWTEYKQDNPNGYQYSQFAEYYHRYVEQNFGSQDVSMAVERIPGEKVFIDWVGDQPEIIMNPESGELQKVHVFVTTVGVSSYLFAELFPDEQLPNFMKGTNDALAFYDAVPKYLVPDNAATAVTKHTKDVLLINSTYQDLESFYDTIILPPPAYKPKGKPTVEKHVQLLETWLLEKLKENVYSSFASANEACKKIIADINDRKPTGWEHSRKEMFELYDKPQMKKLSDGAFTTCDYVAFDHIPANYHLPYDGHYYSVLYTYYNRPAILKATMTEIRICDENNRLLCTHPRSYKKFPKYITNDEHMSPEHRFYKEVNMHDGDYYRRWASAIGKDMFTLIDTVLHSSKHEEQSYNSCNGILHMCDGKSKVIVNMAARKCIELNSCKYSYFKRILNDILNNGGRPSGDSLPEHKNIRGKDFYK; encoded by the coding sequence ATGCAAAACTACACTGCCATTATGGGCATTATCCGTATGAGACAGCAGGGTCTCTCATACCGGCAATGCCACGATCGCTTCAAGGTCGGAAACAGTACTATCACCCTGCTCATGGCCAGATACCAGGACCTTGGCTTATCCTTGACAGACCTGGAGAAAATGGATCCCCAAAAGGTTGTCCAGGCGTTCTATCCACCGGATGAAAAACGGCGCAAAGATGTTCCGCTGCCTGACTTCAAGAAGATCCATGAACGTCTTATGGAGAAAGGAAGTAAAGCCAACCTGTTCTTCCTCTGGACCGAGTATAAGCAGGACAATCCCAACGGCTATCAATATTCGCAATTTGCGGAATACTACCACCGCTATGTCGAGCAAAACTTCGGAAGCCAGGATGTCTCCATGGCTGTCGAACGTATCCCTGGTGAGAAGGTATTTATCGACTGGGTCGGTGACCAACCGGAAATCATTATGAATCCAGAATCAGGTGAGCTTCAGAAAGTTCATGTGTTCGTCACGACGGTTGGAGTGAGCAGCTATCTATTCGCCGAACTGTTTCCTGACGAGCAGCTGCCGAACTTTATGAAAGGCACTAATGATGCCCTGGCATTCTATGATGCGGTTCCGAAATATTTAGTCCCTGATAATGCGGCTACAGCGGTTACCAAGCACACAAAGGATGTTCTGCTTATTAACAGCACTTATCAGGATCTTGAGAGTTTCTATGACACCATTATTCTCCCACCGCCCGCCTATAAGCCAAAAGGAAAACCAACTGTGGAAAAACATGTTCAACTTCTTGAAACATGGCTTTTGGAAAAACTGAAGGAGAATGTTTACAGCAGCTTTGCCAGCGCCAATGAGGCCTGTAAAAAGATAATAGCGGACATCAATGACAGGAAGCCAACTGGTTGGGAACATTCCCGTAAAGAGATGTTCGAGCTCTACGATAAGCCGCAGATGAAGAAACTTTCCGACGGTGCCTTCACAACCTGCGACTATGTAGCGTTTGATCATATCCCAGCAAACTATCACTTACCATATGATGGCCACTACTACTCTGTATTGTACACGTACTATAACAGGCCAGCCATTTTGAAGGCCACTATGACAGAAATTCGGATCTGTGATGAAAACAACAGACTTCTCTGCACTCACCCAAGATCTTACAAGAAATTTCCGAAATACATCACTAACGATGAGCATATGTCGCCAGAGCACCGCTTCTATAAAGAAGTAAACATGCATGATGGTGATTATTATCGCAGATGGGCATCGGCGATCGGAAAGGATATGTTTACACTGATTGATACCGTCCTCCATAGCTCCAAGCACGAAGAGCAGAGTTACAATTCGTGCAACGGCATTCTTCACATGTGCGACGGAAAATCAAAGGTTATTGTCAATATGGCTGCACGCAAATGCATAGAGCTTAACAGCTGTAAGTATTCATACTTCAAGAGAATTCTTAATGACATTCTGAATAACGGAGGCAGGCCTTCTGGAGATTCTCTTCCGGAACATAAAAACATCCGTGGAAAGGACTTCTACAAATGA
- the istB gene encoding IS21-like element helper ATPase IstB translates to MKLRHMKLSGMADELERQNNDPNHDLVSFDERLNGIINAEWNLRYNKKLNRFIKKATLRYPEADLDDAIYDPARQLDTDTIERLSKCSWIEEGRNLLVTGASGSGKSYIANALCICALRQFKTVRYSKTSTLIYELEKADLEKTHLEYISKLVKLDLVVLDDFGLMDLDPDKCRNLFELIDAREGRKSIIVISQLPVSSWYELFKDNTYADACLDRLVNRAFRLQFNGKNMRNPSL, encoded by the coding sequence ATGAAGTTAAGACACATGAAGCTATCGGGCATGGCTGATGAACTTGAGCGTCAGAATAATGACCCTAATCACGACCTTGTTTCATTTGATGAACGCTTGAACGGCATTATCAACGCTGAGTGGAATCTTAGATATAACAAGAAGCTCAACCGCTTCATCAAGAAAGCCACTCTCCGATATCCTGAAGCTGACCTTGACGACGCTATTTATGATCCCGCCCGTCAGCTGGATACCGATACTATTGAACGCCTGTCCAAGTGTTCCTGGATTGAGGAAGGAAGAAACCTTCTCGTTACAGGGGCCTCCGGCAGCGGTAAATCATACATTGCCAATGCGTTGTGCATATGTGCGTTACGACAGTTCAAGACCGTTCGCTATAGTAAAACCAGCACGCTCATATACGAACTTGAAAAGGCGGATCTTGAGAAGACTCACCTGGAATACATATCCAAACTAGTAAAGCTGGATCTGGTTGTGCTGGACGACTTTGGACTCATGGACCTCGATCCAGATAAGTGCAGAAATCTCTTTGAACTGATAGACGCCAGAGAAGGAAGAAAATCCATTATTGTGATATCGCAGCTTCCAGTCTCCTCATGGTATGAGCTGTTCAAGGACAACACTTACGCAGATGCCTGTCTGGACCGATTGGTCAACAGAGCATTCAGACTACAATTTAATGGCAAGAATATGCGGAACCCGTCCCTTTAA
- a CDS encoding helix-turn-helix domain-containing protein, giving the protein MYFNQNEIGIRVRDLRKRRGLTIEKLANELNYSHSHMSKAERGVHCYSIDLLIDLSEYFNVSLDFLILGRERANHQFKKRLRFLIQELIEIEEKL; this is encoded by the coding sequence ATGTATTTCAATCAAAACGAAATCGGAATAAGAGTCCGAGATTTGCGTAAACGTCGCGGTTTAACGATCGAGAAATTAGCCAATGAGCTGAACTACAGCCACAGCCATATGAGTAAGGCAGAGCGTGGCGTACATTGTTATTCTATTGATCTCTTGATCGACCTTTCTGAGTACTTCAATGTCAGTCTCGATTTCCTGATTCTTGGCAGGGAGCGGGCTAATCATCAATTCAAAAAGCGTCTCCGGTTCCTCATTCAGGAGCTGATCGAGATTGAGGAGAAACTGTGA
- a CDS encoding transposase — translation MKNADLVFEGPDQRTYYNAVQLALPLNLFIKVPQDDTLYSFLGAVKGVNFSRYVKPIRSNNSRSHDRGMLVKVILFAYMNRIYSLEDIVQHCRTDIRFIYLSNQEMPSKMAFSRVMNQLTESIDSLMKDLNLDIINETGIDPNTQFVDGTKIEANAYKNSFVYKKRILNARADLFRDITKAVTSLNLAYGYYYETKVRYSALEIWFIVQYLMDVMVHENIQIQYGKGKRKSDIQKRYDLLLGYAIRLSGYETWLSIIGDRNSCSKTDHDATFMATKWDYYNRSGVTRPCYNCQIAVSEGFIVNSDIYQTPGDTVTWEPFMERFHSLYGYYPRDPTADAGYGGYDNYLYNIRHGINLVQKFPMYGKEHDRMFRKNHPFNTFNWGVDKDGYRICPNGRKFDHYDGDRSSISRAGNLTILQNYSEPKHCEGCPLRDKCIPKYNKRGYRQNSVNVVGEELKAEARKQLDSEKGIELKTKRSEQAEGAFGVIKEDMRFTRFHRRGMKNVKMEFLLVIMGYNLRKYHHWRLTVKKPEQNSLMN, via the coding sequence ATGAAAAATGCTGATCTTGTTTTCGAAGGACCCGATCAGCGCACTTATTATAACGCTGTTCAGCTGGCCCTGCCTCTTAATCTCTTTATCAAAGTGCCTCAGGATGACACCCTTTATTCGTTTCTCGGTGCGGTGAAAGGAGTGAACTTCAGCCGTTATGTGAAACCAATCCGTTCGAATAACTCCCGCAGTCATGACAGAGGTATGCTCGTTAAAGTCATTCTCTTTGCCTACATGAATCGCATTTATTCCCTGGAAGATATCGTCCAGCACTGTCGGACCGATATCCGGTTCATCTATCTCTCTAATCAGGAAATGCCCAGTAAAATGGCCTTTTCGCGTGTGATGAATCAGCTCACTGAATCCATTGACAGCCTCATGAAGGATCTCAACCTGGATATTATCAACGAGACTGGAATTGATCCGAACACTCAGTTCGTAGATGGCACGAAGATCGAGGCGAATGCGTACAAGAATTCCTTTGTTTATAAGAAACGAATTCTGAATGCACGTGCAGATCTCTTCCGCGATATTACCAAAGCGGTCACCTCACTGAATCTCGCTTATGGGTACTATTACGAAACCAAAGTGAGATACTCTGCTTTGGAAATATGGTTCATCGTTCAGTATCTGATGGATGTCATGGTTCATGAAAACATTCAAATTCAGTACGGAAAAGGAAAGCGCAAGTCAGACATTCAGAAGCGGTATGATCTTCTGCTTGGCTACGCAATACGGCTCAGCGGCTATGAGACCTGGCTTTCTATCATTGGTGACAGGAACAGCTGCTCAAAGACGGATCATGATGCGACCTTCATGGCTACCAAATGGGATTATTACAACCGTTCCGGTGTAACACGCCCCTGCTATAACTGCCAGATCGCCGTTTCAGAGGGATTCATTGTAAACAGCGATATCTATCAGACGCCTGGAGATACGGTCACCTGGGAACCATTTATGGAGCGATTCCACAGCTTATACGGTTATTATCCCAGGGATCCGACGGCTGATGCCGGATATGGAGGTTATGACAATTATCTGTATAACATCCGGCATGGAATAAATCTGGTTCAGAAGTTCCCGATGTACGGCAAGGAACACGACAGAATGTTCAGGAAGAATCACCCATTTAATACATTCAACTGGGGTGTTGATAAAGATGGCTATCGGATCTGTCCGAATGGAAGAAAGTTCGATCATTATGACGGAGACAGAAGTTCAATTTCACGGGCAGGAAATCTGACCATTCTGCAGAATTATTCAGAGCCAAAACATTGCGAAGGCTGTCCACTGAGAGACAAATGTATACCGAAGTACAACAAGCGTGGATATCGTCAGAACAGCGTGAATGTTGTGGGTGAAGAGCTGAAAGCGGAAGCCAGAAAACAGCTGGATTCAGAGAAAGGAATCGAACTGAAAACCAAGCGCAGCGAGCAGGCGGAAGGTGCCTTCGGAGTGATTAAGGAAGACATGAGATTTACCCGATTCCATAGAAGAGGAATGAAAAACGTAAAAATGGAATTTCTTCTGGTAATCATGGGATACAATCTCCGCAAATATCACCACTGGCGTCTGACTGTGAAGAAGCCAGAGCAGAATTCACTGATGAACTAA
- a CDS encoding type II toxin-antitoxin system PemK/MazF family toxin produces MKIEREFHQGDVYLARLGCPYGSEQGGIRPVIVLQNDAGCIYSPTVTMVPLTGTIKKQHLPSHYVLQDARFLRKRSMVLGEQIDTIDKGRMISYLGTLSKRDLEATAEAVKEHLGFYVPECAEAP; encoded by the coding sequence ATGAAAATAGAAAGAGAATTTCATCAGGGAGATGTCTATCTGGCAAGACTGGGCTGCCCATATGGATCGGAACAGGGAGGAATCAGACCAGTCATTGTATTGCAAAATGATGCTGGCTGTATTTACTCCCCGACCGTCACAATGGTACCGCTGACAGGAACCATCAAGAAACAGCACTTACCGTCACATTACGTGCTGCAGGATGCAAGATTTCTGCGGAAGCGGTCAATGGTGCTTGGAGAACAGATAGATACGATAGACAAAGGAAGGATGATTTCCTACCTTGGCACATTGAGCAAACGGGATCTTGAAGCAACAGCAGAAGCTGTGAAGGAACATCTTGGATTCTATGTTCCGGAATGTGCTGAAGCACCGTAG
- a CDS encoding recombinase family protein codes for MEIKQQIRITALYCRLSRDDEFSGDSSSISTQKKMLTQYAKEQGLANCQFFVDDGYSGTNFNRPDFQRLLGLVKDGKVSTICVKDLSRLGRDYLQTGYFIEVIFPEYKTRFIAINDNVDTNGGDNEFAPFKNIINEWYAKDCSRKVRSAFHTKAINGEYTGGYPAYGYMKDPDDRHHLIPDDHAPIVKRMFSMALNGVTCFHIAKQLEQEKIPTPRAFLKDQYGKYVTNYTVKHPYAWGKTTVYNILSNPIYLGKLVSQRYTTKSFKDKRIVEKPEEEWVTVENTHEALVDQETFDTVQERIRIKKPASWANSNNIYRGLLICGGCNTRMVFSARKGRTSKGYFCCNLHRRYGGKECSKHYITIEQVEEILLTDIRKHAALAAEDKEKYAEHLRELSMRNSDGETDANQRELAKCQKRIEELDAILKKLYEDRVFGVINDERFMVMSADYEKEQKDLKAKFAELQNTLLDRKKENLATERFVEMIEPYVNITELTEELLNTLIEKVVVHEKEVIDGQITMRVDIYYRFIGNIGDENGGSLYASGFRRNNKLLEEAAQRDKCLTGAQ; via the coding sequence ATGGAAATAAAACAACAGATAAGGATTACAGCACTATACTGCAGACTCAGCAGAGATGATGAGTTTAGCGGAGACAGTTCAAGTATTTCAACACAGAAGAAAATGCTGACGCAGTATGCAAAAGAACAAGGGCTTGCAAACTGCCAGTTCTTTGTGGATGACGGGTATTCCGGAACGAATTTCAACAGACCTGATTTTCAGCGTTTGCTGGGATTAGTGAAGGATGGAAAGGTTTCGACGATCTGCGTGAAGGATCTTTCCCGCTTGGGAAGAGACTACTTGCAGACAGGCTATTTTATCGAAGTCATCTTCCCCGAGTATAAGACACGCTTTATTGCTATTAACGATAACGTTGATACGAATGGCGGTGACAATGAATTTGCTCCGTTTAAGAACATCATCAATGAGTGGTATGCAAAAGACTGCAGCCGTAAAGTCCGTTCCGCTTTTCATACCAAAGCGATTAACGGCGAATATACAGGAGGTTATCCAGCCTATGGATATATGAAAGATCCCGATGACAGGCATCACCTTATTCCTGATGATCATGCACCTATCGTGAAACGCATGTTTTCTATGGCGCTTAATGGAGTGACATGCTTCCATATTGCCAAACAGCTTGAGCAGGAAAAGATTCCGACGCCCAGAGCATTTCTGAAAGATCAATACGGGAAGTACGTAACCAATTATACAGTCAAGCATCCATATGCTTGGGGAAAGACTACCGTATACAACATCCTGAGCAATCCGATATATCTTGGAAAGCTTGTCAGTCAGCGGTATACGACAAAATCTTTCAAAGATAAGCGGATCGTTGAAAAACCGGAAGAAGAATGGGTTACAGTCGAGAACACACATGAGGCACTTGTAGATCAGGAAACTTTCGATACCGTTCAGGAACGGATCCGTATTAAGAAACCTGCATCATGGGCAAATAGTAACAATATTTACCGTGGCTTACTGATCTGCGGAGGATGCAATACCAGAATGGTATTCTCAGCACGTAAGGGAAGGACATCCAAGGGATACTTTTGCTGCAATTTGCACCGCCGCTATGGCGGAAAGGAATGCTCCAAGCACTACATCACTATAGAACAGGTCGAAGAAATTCTGCTGACAGATATTCGAAAGCATGCTGCTCTTGCAGCTGAGGATAAGGAAAAATACGCAGAGCATCTCAGAGAACTGTCGATGAGAAATAGTGACGGAGAAACGGATGCAAACCAAAGAGAACTTGCGAAATGCCAGAAGAGGATTGAAGAACTGGATGCCATACTCAAAAAGCTCTATGAGGACAGAGTGTTTGGTGTAATTAACGATGAGCGGTTCATGGTTATGTCGGCTGATTACGAGAAGGAGCAGAAGGACCTAAAGGCAAAATTTGCTGAACTGCAGAACACACTTCTGGATAGGAAAAAAGAGAACTTGGCAACGGAACGTTTTGTTGAAATGATTGAGCCGTATGTTAACATCACTGAACTTACCGAAGAACTTCTAAACACACTAATAGAAAAAGTTGTGGTTCATGAGAAAGAGGTAATAGATGGTCAAATTACCATGCGGGTGGATATTTACTATCGGTTCATTGGGAATATTGGCGATGAGAATGGTGGTTCTCTGTACGCATCGGGATTCCGCAGAAATAACAAGTTATTGGAAGAGGCAGCACAACGCGACAAATGTCTCACTGGCGCGCAATAA
- a CDS encoding type IV toxin-antitoxin system AbiEi family antitoxin domain-containing protein — MKKIKENHNIITTKQVIELGFSKALLPKYVREGLMERVRQGVYILAGKSHDDMYTMMLRSEKIIFSHETAIFLLGLSDRTPFQHSVTIPSDTSLPNSLKDECKCYYVKPELHSIGLTEEKTTFGNAVRCYNAERCVCDVLRDRNRMDEDTVLNFIRSYVAYDKKDLNLLAEYGQIFHAEDKIRTYLEFLL, encoded by the coding sequence ATGAAAAAGATAAAGGAAAATCACAACATCATAACGACAAAGCAGGTCATAGAACTGGGGTTTTCCAAGGCACTGCTTCCAAAGTATGTGAGGGAAGGTCTGATGGAGCGAGTGCGGCAGGGTGTTTATATCCTTGCTGGGAAAAGTCATGATGATATGTATACGATGATGCTGAGATCGGAGAAGATCATTTTCTCTCATGAAACCGCAATCTTTCTGCTGGGATTATCGGATCGGACGCCTTTTCAGCATTCTGTAACAATTCCTTCTGATACTTCTTTGCCGAACTCATTGAAGGATGAGTGCAAATGCTATTATGTAAAACCAGAACTTCATTCGATTGGGCTGACGGAAGAAAAGACTACATTTGGAAATGCGGTCAGATGCTATAACGCGGAGCGCTGTGTCTGCGATGTGCTGCGGGATCGAAATCGTATGGATGAAGATACCGTTCTGAATTTCATCAGAAGTTATGTGGCATACGATAAGAAGGATCTGAATCTGCTGGCAGAATACGGACAGATTTTTCATGCAGAGGACAAAATCAGGACATATCTGGAGTTTCTGCTATGA
- a CDS encoding nucleotidyl transferase AbiEii/AbiGii toxin family protein — protein MSTKAMSLKGRINNYAKVNHMAAQVVLQNLMFERLLARLSDSVYRDKFVVKGGMLVAAIVGLDTRATMDLDTTLRDLPLTEDKIRKAFEEIIAIDKEDEVIFLLKSIEPIRKDDVYGGYRVRIEEEIPKLYHLVKSTGKYCINQQYYLACPLETLFLNA, from the coding sequence ATGAGTACGAAAGCGATGAGTTTAAAAGGAAGAATCAACAATTATGCCAAGGTAAATCATATGGCTGCGCAGGTTGTTCTTCAGAATCTTATGTTCGAACGTCTGCTTGCAAGATTATCGGATTCTGTGTATAGGGATAAGTTTGTTGTAAAAGGTGGCATGCTGGTTGCGGCAATTGTTGGCCTGGATACAAGGGCGACGATGGATCTTGATACAACACTTCGTGATCTTCCATTAACAGAGGATAAGATCAGGAAAGCCTTTGAAGAAATAATCGCTATCGATAAGGAGGATGAGGTTATATTTCTTCTGAAGTCAATTGAACCGATTCGCAAAGATGATGTTTATGGCGGATATCGTGTAAGAATAGAAGAAGAAATTCCGAAACTGTATCATCTGGTAAAAAGTACAGGAAAATATTGTATAAACCAGCAATATTATCTGGCATGTCCTTTGGAAACATTGTTTCTGAATGCATGA
- the argS gene encoding arginine--tRNA ligase encodes MSDYSTRIFEAAKNAIKKVYDIDIDEKLLIVEIPKNPKMGDYSTSVAMRLAKTLHKSPAVIAQGLVEELKAELPEVSSVEVANPGFINFRISESSLSSVINQIIDAADDYGKNNTGKGKKYLVEWVSANPTGDLHCGHARNAAWGDCICRLMEKSGYDVLREYYVNDAGNQIVMLGESLISRYFEYFGKEYPLPENGYHAEDVKQIAIDIAKADGDKWLDADPDERLAYFKQQGIDRELEKIKNDLELFRCHITSWCHETFFYQNNSERIKACLDRMKEMGLTYEKDGALWFRSTEYGDDKDRVLRKSDGTLSYLTPDIANHVYKVERGYPYLVDLWGADHHSYITRMQCALTALGYPKGTLTVDLIQMVRMVEDGKEVKMSKRTGNAITLRELCEDVGVDAVRWFFVSKDVSTQMDFDLKLARTKSNDNPVYYAQYAYSRMHSILNNPEIPSLHKEENYDRLNDPKELQMLKMMSEFPNEVATAAANRKPNRITEYIQSFVKVFHSYYNSSRVNNPEDPQLTNQRLALITAASITLKNALDLVGVSAPDKM; translated from the coding sequence ATGAGCGATTATTCGACCAGGATTTTTGAAGCAGCAAAGAACGCCATCAAGAAAGTTTATGACATCGACATTGATGAGAAACTGCTGATTGTTGAAATACCGAAAAATCCCAAGATGGGGGATTATTCGACGTCGGTCGCTATGCGCCTTGCAAAAACCCTGCATAAGAGCCCGGCCGTCATTGCCCAGGGACTTGTTGAAGAGTTGAAAGCTGAACTGCCAGAGGTTTCCAGCGTTGAAGTGGCCAACCCCGGCTTTATCAATTTCCGTATTTCGGAGAGCTCTCTGTCTTCCGTGATTAATCAGATCATTGACGCCGCAGATGATTATGGCAAAAACAATACGGGCAAAGGAAAGAAATATCTCGTCGAATGGGTATCCGCCAATCCGACCGGAGACCTCCATTGCGGACATGCCCGCAACGCCGCCTGGGGCGACTGCATCTGCCGTCTGATGGAAAAGTCCGGCTATGATGTTTTGAGAGAGTATTATGTCAATGATGCCGGCAACCAGATTGTCATGCTCGGAGAGTCGCTGATCTCCCGCTATTTTGAATATTTCGGCAAAGAATATCCATTGCCGGAAAACGGTTATCATGCGGAAGACGTAAAGCAGATCGCCATTGACATTGCCAAAGCTGACGGTGATAAGTGGCTGGACGCGGATCCGGATGAGCGACTTGCATACTTCAAACAGCAGGGCATTGATCGCGAACTGGAAAAGATTAAGAATGATCTGGAACTGTTCCGCTGCCACATTACCAGCTGGTGCCATGAGACATTCTTCTATCAGAATAACAGCGAAAGAATTAAGGCCTGCCTCGATCGGATGAAGGAGATGGGCCTCACCTATGAGAAGGATGGAGCCCTCTGGTTCAGGAGCACAGAATACGGCGATGACAAAGACCGCGTTCTGCGCAAGAGCGATGGCACCCTGTCGTACCTTACACCGGATATTGCCAACCACGTTTATAAAGTCGAAAGAGGCTATCCGTACCTGGTTGACCTTTGGGGAGCGGACCACCACAGCTACATCACACGTATGCAGTGCGCACTGACTGCGCTTGGTTATCCCAAGGGCACACTGACTGTTGATCTGATTCAGATGGTACGCATGGTCGAAGACGGCAAAGAAGTGAAGATGAGCAAGCGCACTGGCAACGCCATTACGCTGCGCGAGCTGTGCGAAGATGTCGGTGTCGATGCGGTCAGATGGTTCTTCGTTTCCAAGGATGTATCGACGCAGATGGATTTTGATCTGAAACTTGCCCGCACAAAGTCCAATGACAACCCGGTCTATTATGCGCAGTATGCTTACAGCCGTATGCATTCGATTTTGAACAATCCGGAGATTCCTTCGCTGCACAAAGAAGAGAATTACGATCGTTTGAATGATCCGAAGGAATTGCAGATGCTGAAGATGATGAGCGAGTTCCCGAATGAAGTCGCAACGGCGGCCGCAAACCGGAAACCAAATCGCATTACGGAGTACATTCAGTCGTTTGTTAAAGTGTTCCACAGCTACTACAACAGCAGCCGTGTCAACAATCCGGAAGATCCACAGCTGACAAACCAGCGTCTCGCTCTGATTACAGCCGCTTCCATTACGCTGAAAAACGCACTTGATCTTGTCGGCGTTTCGGCACCGGACAAGATGTAA
- the arcA gene encoding arginine deiminase — MKGINVHSEVAPLKKVLLHRPGNELLNLTPATMERLLFDDIPYLEVAQKEHDTFAQLLRDNGVEVVYLEDLMTEVLKLHPEVTQPFLMQWLEEGGIHTEKWQKKLYEYLTSNFKGKDLVLKTMEGINLKECYDIDNNHSLVDLTSDPQKLIVDPMPNLYFTRDPFGSIGRGISLNKMTFPTRNRETIYADYIFKYHPDYIGTPFYMNRNANFHIEGGDILNLTADTLAVGISQRTTPEALEVLAVHLFRDPECKIRTVLAFAIPESRAFMHLDTVFTAIDYNKYTVHPEILGPLKVYEITPGTNGHRMNVREIDSTLHDVLCKYTKQDEVELIQCGGGDMIAAQREQWNDGSNTLAIAPNKVVVYERNTVTNKVLRDHGVNVLTIPSAELSRGRGGPRCMSMPLVRAD, encoded by the coding sequence ATGAAAGGTATTAACGTTCACAGCGAAGTGGCGCCTCTGAAGAAGGTGCTTCTTCATCGACCGGGAAATGAACTTCTCAATCTTACCCCGGCAACCATGGAAAGACTGCTTTTTGATGACATTCCTTACCTTGAAGTAGCTCAAAAGGAACATGACACATTTGCCCAGCTGCTTCGCGATAACGGCGTCGAAGTCGTTTATCTGGAAGACCTCATGACAGAGGTTCTCAAGCTTCATCCGGAAGTTACACAGCCCTTCCTGATGCAGTGGCTTGAAGAAGGCGGCATTCATACAGAAAAGTGGCAGAAGAAACTGTATGAGTATCTGACCAGTAACTTCAAGGGCAAGGATCTTGTCCTGAAGACGATGGAAGGCATCAACCTGAAAGAGTGCTATGACATCGATAATAACCATTCTCTTGTTGACCTGACCTCGGATCCGCAGAAGCTCATCGTTGACCCGATGCCGAATCTGTATTTCACCCGGGACCCGTTCGGATCCATCGGCCGCGGCATCTCACTGAACAAGATGACCTTCCCGACCCGCAACCGCGAAACAATCTATGCGGATTACATCTTCAAGTATCATCCGGATTACATCGGCACACCGTTCTACATGAACCGGAATGCCAACTTCCATATTGAGGGCGGCGATATTCTGAATCTGACGGCTGATACGCTGGCGGTCGGTATTTCCCAGCGCACAACACCGGAAGCACTCGAAGTTCTTGCGGTACATCTGTTCCGTGATCCGGAATGCAAGATCCGTACCGTCCTTGCCTTTGCGATTCCAGAATCCCGAGCCTTCATGCACCTGGATACGGTATTTACAGCAATTGATTACAACAAGTACACCGTTCATCCGGAAATCCTTGGACCACTGAAGGTTTATGAGATTACACCGGGCACCAATGGACACCGCATGAATGTTCGTGAGATCGATTCTACGCTGCATGATGTCCTTTGCAAGTACACGAAGCAGGATGAGGTTGAATTAATCCAGTGCGGCGGCGGCGATATGATCGCAGCGCAGCGTGAGCAGTGGAATGATGGCTCCAACACATTGGCAATTGCACCGAATAAAGTTGTTGTCTACGAGCGTAATACCGTCACCAACAAGGTTCTGCGTGACCATGGCGTCAATGTCCTGACCATTCCGAGTGCAGAGCTGTCCAGAGGCAGAGGCGGCCCAAGATGCATGTCCATGCCGCTGGTACGTGCCGACTGA